A single region of the Labeo rohita strain BAU-BD-2019 chromosome 3, IGBB_LRoh.1.0, whole genome shotgun sequence genome encodes:
- the g6pc1b gene encoding glucose-6-phosphatase b, producing MFYNRPTVVMEVLYGYGISSTLYLQTHYGHAQTWFTFVSKVADLRTTFLFFFPIWFHLQSAVGVKLVWVAVVGDWLNLVLKWLMFGERPYWWVKETVYYGNSTVPQIKQFPMTCETGPGSPSGHTMGAAGVYYAMITSLLSILQSFDPLKRWCLQGLLWALFWSVQVCVSLSRVFIAAHFPHQVIAGVVSGIAVAKAFNRVSWIYSASLKSYVHTILCLVFVALGLYTLLDAASVDPYWSLMKAKKWCIQSEWVHLDTTPFAGLLRNTGALFGLGLSLHLPNHGDLEKNKSCGNSTIYRLTCTAATLPLLSLLDSFRPPTSTHALFYALSFCKSATVPLTTISFVPYCISTLANVYHRMKAY from the exons ATGTTTTATAACAGACCAACAGTAGTGATGGAAGTCTTGTATGGTTATGGGATCAGCAGTACGTTGTACCTGCAGACCCATTATGGACATGCACAAACCTGGTTTACATTTGTGTCTAAAGTGGCAGACCTGCgtacaacatttttattcttttttccaATCTGGTTCCATCTGCAGTCAGCAGTGGGAGTCAAGCTGGTCTGGGTTGCTGTTGTGGGAGACTGGCTCAACTTAGTCCTCAAGTG GCTAATGTTTGGTGAGCGCCCTTATTGGTGGGTTAAAGAAACTGTTTATTATGGCAACTCAACTGTGCCACAAATCAAACAGTTCCCCATGACCTGCGAGACTGGCCCTG GAAGTCCTTCTGGTCATACGATGGGAGCTGCAGGGGTTTACTATGCCATGATCACGTCACTGCTGTCAATTTTGCAGAGTTTTGACCCCCTAAAAAGATG GTGCTTGCAGGGTCTTCTTTGGGCTCTTTTCTGGAGTGTGCAGGTTTGTGTCAGTCTTTCTCGAGTCTTCATTGCAGCTCATTTCCCACATCAGGTCATTGCAGGAGTTGTTTCGG GAATCGCCGTGGCCAAGGCTTTTAATAGAGTTTCCTGGATCTATTCAGCAAGCTTGAAGAGTTATGTGCACACCATCCTGTGTCTTGTGTTCGTTGCGCTGGGGCTTTATACATTGTTGGATGCTGCTTCAGTAGACCCCTACTGGAGCCTAATGAAGGCCAAGAAATGGTGCATTCAGTCTGAATGGGTCCATCTGGACACCACACCCTTCGCTGGCCTCCTTCGCAACACCGGGGCCCTGTTCGGACTAGGGCTGAGCCTCCATTTGCCTAATCATGGTGATTTGGAGAAAAACAAGAGCTGTGGAAACAGCACCATTTACAGACTGACCTGTACAGCAGCAACACTGCCACTCCTGAGCCTCTTAGACTCATTCAGACCTCCCACTAGCACTCATGCGCTCTTCTATGCACTTTCCTTCTGTAAGAGCGCCACTGTGCCTCTAACCACAATAAGTTTTGTACCTTACTGCATAAGCACATTAGCAAATGTGTACCACAGAATGAAAGCAtattaa